Proteins encoded in a region of the Halosimplex halophilum genome:
- a CDS encoding saccharopine dehydrogenase family protein — translation MEGDLLVYGAYGYTGSLITERAVADGLDPILAGRSAERVEAAATERGCDHRVFSLEHPTVVERMVADVDAVLNCAGPFEDTAEPLIDACLRAGTDYLDLAGNVDVLEATAARDAEATEAGVAVVPGVGFDVVPTDCLAAILHGLLPDAEELTLAIDGLGTFSPGTVKSMLRGLDRPGAVRRDGRVETVPVAYKRRTFEFPTGERTAVTVPWGDVSSAYYSTGIPNIEVYAGVPDRAADVMERTRRLVPLLAAGPVRRAAEAVAGRVVSGPTAEERAGSETHIWGEVVEADGTAARARMRTPNTYDLTTATAVEAARRVLDGEAGDGFQTPASAFGPEFAEAFEGVEREILTEPEPERVAQ, via the coding sequence ATGGAAGGGGACCTGCTCGTCTACGGAGCGTACGGCTACACCGGATCGCTGATAACCGAACGCGCCGTCGCGGACGGTCTCGACCCGATACTGGCGGGGCGGTCGGCCGAACGGGTCGAGGCGGCGGCGACCGAGCGCGGCTGCGACCACCGGGTGTTCAGCCTCGAACACCCGACGGTCGTCGAACGGATGGTCGCAGACGTCGACGCCGTGCTCAACTGCGCCGGCCCGTTCGAGGACACCGCCGAGCCGCTGATCGACGCGTGTCTCCGCGCCGGCACGGACTACCTCGACCTGGCCGGGAACGTGGACGTGCTCGAAGCGACCGCCGCCCGCGACGCCGAGGCGACCGAGGCGGGCGTCGCCGTCGTCCCCGGCGTCGGGTTCGACGTGGTCCCGACCGACTGCCTGGCCGCCATCCTCCACGGCCTGCTCCCCGACGCCGAGGAACTCACCCTCGCCATCGACGGGCTGGGGACCTTCTCTCCGGGGACGGTGAAGTCGATGCTCCGCGGGCTCGATCGGCCGGGCGCCGTCCGCCGGGACGGCCGCGTCGAGACGGTCCCGGTCGCCTACAAGCGCCGCACCTTCGAGTTCCCGACCGGAGAGCGGACCGCCGTCACCGTCCCCTGGGGCGACGTGTCCTCGGCGTACTACTCGACGGGCATCCCGAACATCGAGGTGTACGCGGGCGTCCCCGACCGCGCCGCCGACGTGATGGAACGGACGCGGCGGCTCGTCCCACTCCTCGCCGCGGGGCCGGTCCGCCGGGCGGCGGAGGCCGTCGCCGGCCGGGTCGTCTCGGGGCCGACCGCCGAGGAACGGGCGGGGAGCGAGACGCACATCTGGGGCGAGGTGGTCGAGGCGGACGGCACCGCCGCCCGCGCGCGGATGCGGACGCCGAACACCTACGACCTGACCACGGCCACGGCGGTCGAGGCCGCGCGGCGCGTCCTCGACGGCGAAGCCGGCGACGGCTTCCAGACGCCCGCCTCGGCGTTCGGCCCCGAGTTCGCCGAGGCCTTCGAGGGCGTCGAGCGGGAGATCCTGACCGAGCCCGAACCCGAGCGGGTCGCCCAGTAG
- a CDS encoding TIGR00341 family protein: MRFVHVTIPEGERRAVERVLADHGIDYAVTDEVGGVDRRPDGREYEAVATFPLPVEAVEPVVASLREIGLDEESHVVVQTVQTVVSDRFGELQREYDERTSDEHIAHEEIRMVAKGLVPDRLTYVLLSVASAVVATAGLLLDSASIVVGSMVIAPLIGPALSASVGTVLADRELTREGVTFQVLGFGLAVASATAFALVVRTFFLVPPNVDVTAIEQISGRLSPDLLSLVVALGSGAAGARSLTGDISTPLVGVMVAAALIPPTAAIGIGIAWGLPAIVLRAGLLVLVNTLSINLMALATLWLSGYRAHGERERRGARRRVHNWTVVIAVAVLVLAAILGAFTYSAYRAGASTESVRATAQEVVDSDRYADLTLTEVTVEYGDEPFSRTPTRVVVTVTAPGGEIDPDLDDDIETELRRTAGVTVPVTVRFIPVSTAGGNATATPAGTGTASTPRAGTGASGVPNPPGARRLTPDRLGFMGEGPLP, encoded by the coding sequence ATGCGTTTCGTCCACGTGACGATCCCCGAGGGGGAACGGCGGGCGGTCGAACGGGTCCTCGCGGACCACGGCATCGACTACGCGGTCACCGACGAGGTCGGCGGGGTCGATCGGCGGCCGGACGGCCGCGAGTACGAGGCGGTCGCGACCTTCCCGCTGCCGGTCGAGGCCGTCGAGCCGGTGGTGGCCTCGTTGCGGGAGATCGGGCTCGACGAGGAGTCCCACGTCGTCGTCCAGACCGTCCAGACGGTCGTCTCCGACCGCTTCGGCGAGCTCCAGCGCGAGTACGACGAACGCACGTCCGACGAACACATCGCCCACGAGGAGATCCGGATGGTCGCGAAGGGGCTCGTCCCGGACAGGCTCACCTACGTCCTGCTGTCGGTCGCGAGCGCCGTCGTCGCGACCGCCGGGCTGTTGCTCGACAGCGCGTCGATCGTCGTCGGGTCGATGGTGATCGCGCCGCTGATCGGGCCGGCCCTCTCGGCCAGCGTGGGGACGGTCCTGGCCGACCGGGAGCTCACCAGGGAGGGGGTGACCTTCCAGGTCCTCGGGTTCGGGCTGGCCGTCGCGAGCGCGACCGCCTTCGCGCTGGTCGTCCGGACGTTCTTCCTCGTCCCGCCGAACGTCGACGTGACCGCGATCGAGCAGATATCCGGGCGGCTCTCGCCGGACCTCCTCTCGCTGGTCGTCGCGCTCGGGTCGGGCGCGGCCGGCGCCAGGAGCCTGACCGGGGACATCTCGACGCCGCTGGTCGGGGTCATGGTGGCGGCGGCGCTGATCCCGCCGACCGCCGCCATCGGCATCGGCATCGCCTGGGGGCTGCCGGCGATCGTCCTCCGCGCCGGGCTGTTGGTGCTGGTCAACACGCTCTCGATCAACCTGATGGCGCTGGCGACGCTGTGGCTCTCGGGCTACCGGGCCCACGGCGAGCGCGAGCGCCGGGGGGCGCGCCGCCGGGTACACAACTGGACCGTCGTCATCGCGGTCGCCGTGCTCGTCCTCGCGGCGATCCTGGGCGCGTTCACCTACTCGGCGTACCGGGCCGGGGCGTCGACCGAGAGCGTCCGCGCCACCGCCCAGGAGGTCGTCGACAGCGACCGGTACGCCGACCTGACGCTGACCGAGGTCACCGTCGAGTACGGCGACGAGCCGTTCAGCCGGACGCCGACCCGCGTCGTCGTGACGGTGACGGCGCCCGGCGGCGAGATCGACCCCGACCTCGACGACGACATCGAGACGGAACTGCGCCGGACGGCCGGCGTCACCGTCCCGGTCACCGTCCGGTTCATCCCGGTGTCGACGGCCGGCGGGAACGCGACGGCGACGCCCGCCGGGACCGGGACGGCGTCGACACCGCGGGCCGGGACGGGGGCGAGCGGTGTGCCGAACCCGCCGGGGGCGCGGCGTCTGACGCCTGACCGACTGGGGTTTATGGGTGAGGGACCCCTCCCGTAG
- a CDS encoding YciE/YciF ferroxidase family protein, which yields MAVTSAKELFTHELEDIYYAENELLDVLDQLAEQTEHEEIARAFREHREETEGHIDRLEEVFEMLGQEPEEEECEGIQGLIEEHQELVEMDPDPEVLDVANLTAAQKTEHYEIAAYGNLALLADRLGMDEAGDILHENLEEEEAALEKLKDLTSEYDYEPIVAA from the coding sequence ATGGCAGTCACATCTGCGAAAGAGCTGTTCACGCACGAACTCGAAGACATCTACTACGCCGAGAACGAACTGCTCGACGTGCTCGACCAGCTGGCCGAGCAGACCGAGCACGAGGAGATCGCCCGGGCCTTCCGGGAGCACCGCGAGGAGACGGAGGGCCACATCGACCGCCTCGAAGAAGTGTTCGAGATGCTCGGTCAGGAGCCCGAGGAGGAGGAGTGCGAGGGCATCCAGGGGTTGATCGAGGAACACCAGGAGCTGGTCGAGATGGACCCGGACCCGGAGGTGCTCGACGTGGCCAACCTGACGGCCGCTCAGAAGACCGAACACTACGAGATCGCCGCCTACGGCAACCTCGCACTGCTGGCCGACCGCCTCGGCATGGACGAGGCCGGCGACATCCTCCACGAGAACCTGGAAGAGGAGGAGGCCGCCCTGGAGAAGCTGAAAGACCTCACCAGCGAGTACGACTACGAGCCGATCGTCGCGGCGTGA
- a CDS encoding GYD domain-containing protein, with translation MPTYITEVDVNEAEYQNPQELVSIWGAIREDIRDLGGEVVDSHAVLGDYDFLVVYAVDDRERAFQVTQVIERHGLDTKTMQGLPIDRIGELVEDV, from the coding sequence ATGCCCACCTACATCACGGAGGTCGACGTGAACGAGGCTGAGTACCAGAACCCGCAGGAACTCGTCTCGATCTGGGGGGCGATCCGCGAGGACATCAGGGACCTCGGCGGCGAGGTCGTCGACTCCCACGCCGTGCTCGGCGACTACGACTTCCTGGTCGTCTACGCCGTCGACGACCGGGAGCGGGCGTTCCAGGTGACGCAGGTCATCGAGCGCCACGGGCTCGACACGAAGACCATGCAGGGGCTCCCGATCGACCGGATCGGCGAACTCGTCGAGGACGTGTGA